Proteins from one Brevibacillus humidisoli genomic window:
- a CDS encoding ATP-grasp domain-containing protein, with product MGFFREQLRSALTESVGQLRVAWLGNFEVENDWQREGLLSLPSVTSSPSHRINDSLSELTLMLAEPEDLVLLKHPPDEDYLQYLEEVGWQAPIIVTAEASELPLAEAHLRQRSSKQALRAWAKAGDAYLLPHGVSRQVEKLTRSTNIPLAAAGEQVSASVNNKLYSRRLCEQTGIRQPHGVAARSLTELQQGFAEVKRLLRTSPLLLKEGTGVSGKGIVQIDNESRFEQILRLLRRAAEKQGTEQLEMVIEEKIAKSTDINYQFLLGRDGTYTPLYTLVALVDQGKHVGHLHPHQLPAYVVRQIEESMPLAAEELAGDGYYGMVGVDALLGQDGTLYPCIEINARLNMSTYHVKAFEEWIPPQSAVIARSYSIKRQSPLTFRTLREKLDQLVFTRKRGSGILINAFAPVNALHQPGHVYTGRLYAMVIGSNRDDCLRLQAQLVKCLRDLGTVVQG from the coding sequence ATGGGCTTCTTTAGAGAACAACTGCGGAGTGCGCTGACCGAAAGCGTTGGGCAGCTGCGAGTGGCGTGGCTGGGAAACTTTGAAGTGGAAAACGATTGGCAGAGGGAGGGGCTGCTCTCCTTGCCCAGTGTGACCAGCAGTCCGTCACACCGCATCAACGATAGTCTATCCGAGCTCACACTGATGCTGGCCGAACCAGAAGACCTCGTATTGCTAAAGCATCCGCCCGATGAGGATTACCTGCAATATCTGGAGGAGGTAGGGTGGCAGGCGCCGATCATCGTGACGGCGGAAGCGTCAGAACTGCCGCTTGCAGAGGCGCATCTGCGGCAGCGGAGTTCGAAACAGGCGCTGCGCGCATGGGCCAAAGCAGGAGACGCCTATCTGCTGCCGCACGGTGTTTCCCGACAGGTGGAAAAGCTGACCCGATCGACCAACATCCCGTTGGCAGCAGCCGGGGAGCAGGTAAGCGCATCGGTCAACAATAAGCTGTACAGCCGCAGGTTGTGCGAACAAACAGGAATCCGACAGCCGCATGGGGTAGCGGCCCGCAGTTTGACGGAGCTGCAGCAGGGCTTTGCAGAAGTAAAACGCTTGCTGCGCACATCCCCGCTTCTGCTCAAAGAGGGTACTGGGGTTTCGGGCAAGGGAATTGTTCAGATCGATAATGAAAGTCGTTTTGAACAGATCCTGCGTCTGTTGCGGCGAGCTGCCGAAAAACAAGGAACAGAACAACTGGAGATGGTGATCGAGGAGAAGATAGCCAAAAGCACAGACATCAACTATCAGTTCCTGCTGGGACGTGATGGTACGTACACTCCTCTCTACACATTGGTAGCGTTGGTTGACCAGGGGAAACACGTCGGCCACCTGCATCCCCATCAGCTTCCGGCGTATGTTGTGCGACAAATCGAGGAAAGCATGCCGCTCGCCGCAGAGGAGTTGGCAGGCGACGGATATTACGGCATGGTTGGCGTCGATGCGCTGCTCGGCCAAGATGGGACCCTCTATCCCTGTATCGAGATTAACGCACGGTTAAACATGTCTACCTACCATGTCAAGGCATTTGAGGAATGGATTCCGCCGCAAAGCGCGGTGATTGCCCGTTCGTATTCGATCAAGAGGCAATCTCCGCTCACCTTCCGAACCCTGCGGGAGAAGCTGGATCAGCTGGTCTTCACCCGTAAAAGGGGATCAGGCATCCTCATCAATGCGTTTGCGCCAGTAAATGCCCTTCACCAACCAGGACATGTCTATACGGGCAGGTTGTACGCGATGGTGATCGGCAGCAACCGCGACGATTGCCTGCGGCTGCAGGCCCAGTTAGTCAAATGTCTTAGGGATCTGGGAACGGTCGTGCAGGGGTGA
- a CDS encoding alanine racemase gives MSDTSVSNQMMELAERYGTPLYVYDLNKVREQIATIVDHMHPAVQLFYSLKANPNTTLVRKIYETGTNLEICSLYELKVAQVAGASPDHILYLGPGKTHQEIRQIVDYGVRYIVAESLQELELINQIAKAAGKVVKVGVRVNPEVAVKGARLQMGGTARQFGIDEKQFGDVVALIKRLHHLRLSGIHTYHGTRILSAQVIAENIQYILSFAAQVIQQYQLSLDYVGVGGGLGVHYFAGESQLDVAALGSQTREPIERFVASHKGTSILMESGRYIVAEAGTYLVSVLYTKTSQDIRFAITNGGTHHHMAAGGMGNAFLKNFPIRAFVSEQREMEKYHLSGPLCTPNDLIGKHVELPKLRPGDVIGIQRSGAYGLTASPVLFLSHGLPREVLFDGEREWMIRERDEYMVPRVRIVS, from the coding sequence ATGAGCGACACATCGGTGTCAAACCAGATGATGGAGTTGGCGGAGCGTTACGGGACCCCGCTCTACGTCTACGATCTGAACAAGGTAAGAGAGCAAATCGCGACCATTGTCGATCATATGCACCCCGCTGTTCAGTTGTTTTACTCGTTGAAGGCGAATCCCAACACTACACTGGTCAGAAAAATCTACGAAACCGGAACCAACCTGGAAATCTGTTCCCTGTACGAATTGAAGGTGGCACAAGTCGCCGGGGCTTCCCCTGATCACATCCTATACCTTGGTCCCGGCAAGACGCATCAGGAGATTCGCCAGATTGTCGACTACGGTGTTCGCTACATCGTAGCCGAGTCATTGCAAGAACTGGAATTGATTAATCAAATAGCAAAAGCGGCAGGCAAAGTCGTGAAGGTCGGCGTGCGCGTCAATCCGGAAGTGGCAGTAAAAGGAGCACGCCTGCAAATGGGCGGAACCGCGCGGCAGTTTGGAATCGATGAGAAACAGTTTGGCGATGTGGTGGCGCTGATCAAACGTCTGCATCATCTACGGCTTTCCGGTATCCACACCTACCACGGTACGCGGATTCTGTCCGCTCAGGTGATTGCCGAGAACATACAATACATCCTCTCGTTTGCTGCACAAGTGATCCAACAGTATCAGCTGTCACTTGATTATGTAGGTGTAGGTGGCGGTCTCGGCGTACACTACTTCGCTGGTGAAAGCCAATTGGATGTCGCTGCCCTGGGCAGCCAGACCCGCGAGCCTATCGAAAGATTTGTGGCCAGCCACAAAGGGACAAGCATCCTGATGGAATCCGGACGCTACATCGTTGCAGAAGCCGGAACCTACCTAGTCAGCGTGCTGTACACCAAAACCTCCCAAGACATTCGTTTTGCGATTACCAACGGAGGCACCCACCACCACATGGCTGCCGGCGGTATGGGCAATGCCTTCTTAAAAAACTTCCCGATCCGAGCGTTTGTCAGCGAGCAGCGGGAAATGGAGAAGTATCACCTGTCCGGACCACTCTGTACGCCTAATGATCTGATCGGCAAGCATGTTGAACTGCCCAAACTGCGGCCAGGTGACGTGATCGGCATCCAGCGGTCAGGGGCATACGGTCTGACAGCCAGTCCTGTCTTGTTTCTCAGTCACGGGCTGCCTCGGGAAGTATTGTTTGACGGAGAGCGTGAATGGATGATTCGAGAACGTGACGAGTACATGGTACCCCGTGTACGCATCGTCAGTTAA
- a CDS encoding BtrH N-terminal domain-containing protein: protein MTRKILDIPKYVEQEETLRTWTSWVDSLYTPLYVAGDNRPTHELMGITGFAFRMQMQNEMICSSSTVVFDWQRVFTESALRLGYKSSFYYGRFENAYLPHVSDHFPLVDDNRQAIEAIRSYIDAGKPVIAFDLFLPEFGVIYGYDDEKRVLYAMDAAKEEGGEFPYEKLGQTYSLILCVGALDEPVKIDQAEALRQALQFAVDHARGRDIYASDCYTTGLAAYDLWIKHLEKGPGTIDKNVNAYVIAVFADARANAVTFLREASVSEAVKPYTDNAAAAYERVHMELEQLCQRYPFPHGGTLTEENLRESMENLTKAKQAEEEAIVNLEKALELL from the coding sequence ATGACAAGGAAAATCCTAGACATTCCAAAGTATGTGGAGCAGGAGGAAACGCTGCGAACATGGACATCCTGGGTAGACAGTTTATACACCCCACTGTACGTTGCGGGTGACAACAGGCCTACACACGAACTGATGGGCATTACCGGTTTTGCCTTTCGGATGCAGATGCAAAACGAGATGATCTGCAGCAGCAGCACAGTCGTTTTCGATTGGCAGCGTGTCTTTACTGAGAGTGCGCTTCGACTAGGTTACAAGTCCAGTTTCTACTACGGACGCTTTGAGAATGCTTATCTGCCGCATGTGTCGGATCATTTTCCATTGGTTGATGATAACCGTCAGGCAATCGAGGCGATTCGTTCGTACATTGACGCGGGTAAACCCGTGATCGCTTTTGACCTGTTCCTGCCGGAATTCGGGGTGATTTACGGATATGATGACGAAAAACGGGTGCTGTACGCAATGGATGCTGCCAAGGAAGAGGGCGGGGAGTTTCCATATGAAAAACTGGGCCAAACCTACTCCTTGATCTTGTGTGTCGGAGCCCTGGACGAACCGGTAAAGATTGACCAGGCAGAAGCCCTGCGCCAAGCCCTGCAGTTTGCCGTCGATCATGCACGTGGGCGTGATATCTATGCGTCAGATTGCTACACCACAGGATTGGCCGCTTACGATTTGTGGATCAAACACCTGGAGAAAGGACCTGGTACGATCGACAAAAACGTCAATGCCTACGTTATCGCCGTTTTTGCTGACGCGAGAGCAAATGCCGTTACGTTCTTGCGTGAAGCAAGCGTGTCGGAAGCTGTGAAACCATATACGGACAATGCAGCGGCGGCTTATGAACGAGTCCACATGGAGTTAGAGCAGTTGTGCCAACGCTATCCGTTCCCGCATGGGGGGACGCTGACGGAGGAGAATCTGCGTGAGTCGATGGAGAATCTGACCAAGGCCAAGCAAGCGGAAGAAGAAGCCATCGTCAATCTGGAGAAAGCACTTGAGTTACTCTAG
- a CDS encoding 3-oxoacyl-[acyl-carrier-protein] synthase III C-terminal domain-containing protein, with protein MTGIEAIGSYVPEQRCHLRELQSEVRISATQVDRLLYDHKLAFIAIEPRQTAASMMTAAADSLLANHDVQPTNIGQILFTHTLNPFAPYLYDPLSEWRLSRQLHEAQTMSAAQMNCASINLLFFLANQWLQQTPSSPGVLLMTADKMFIPQERYLLDSSMAGDAAVAVYLTRDAKRSRLIRTFLHSEATIYDGPASSPADYALFQQTFTFGLIKLLRTALRGCRLDPEQIRCIFPSNLNQTTWLRVARALNMPHELFYYPTLSEVGHCHNADPILNLERGLAENLLRPGDYYLILTAGMGGTFGCSVFQY; from the coding sequence ATGACAGGGATTGAAGCGATTGGCAGCTATGTGCCCGAACAGCGCTGTCACCTGCGAGAACTGCAGAGTGAGGTAAGGATCAGCGCCACCCAAGTGGATCGTCTGCTGTACGATCACAAGCTGGCATTCATCGCGATTGAACCAAGGCAAACAGCAGCTTCCATGATGACCGCGGCTGCCGATTCGCTTCTAGCAAATCATGACGTGCAGCCAACCAACATCGGCCAGATTTTGTTTACGCATACGTTAAACCCCTTCGCGCCTTATCTATACGATCCACTTAGTGAATGGCGGCTGTCTCGACAACTGCATGAGGCGCAAACGATGTCAGCAGCCCAGATGAATTGTGCATCCATCAACCTGCTGTTCTTTCTCGCCAACCAATGGCTGCAACAAACCCCCTCATCGCCAGGTGTACTGCTGATGACAGCAGACAAAATGTTCATTCCGCAAGAGCGGTATCTGCTGGACAGCTCGATGGCAGGGGATGCAGCGGTCGCCGTTTACCTCACCCGCGATGCAAAGCGTAGTCGCTTGATCCGCACCTTCTTACATAGTGAAGCGACCATCTATGACGGTCCGGCATCTTCCCCAGCTGATTACGCCTTGTTTCAGCAGACCTTCACGTTCGGACTAATCAAGCTCCTGCGTACCGCACTGCGTGGATGCCGGCTTGATCCGGAACAGATCCGCTGTATCTTTCCCAGCAATCTGAATCAAACCACCTGGCTTCGGGTTGCCCGTGCACTTAACATGCCGCACGAGCTGTTCTATTACCCAACGCTGTCGGAGGTGGGTCACTGTCACAATGCCGATCCGATCCTCAATCTGGAACGGGGCCTAGCAGAGAATCTGCTTCGGCCAGGCGACTACTACCTGATCCTTACAGCTGGGATGGGCGGTACGTTTGGCTGCAGCGTGTTTCAGTATTGA
- a CDS encoding acyl carrier protein: MNETVQEVVGVLAALLDINPDSISEEDQLYDGLGLDSTKIIDLLLQLEITCGIEFDMEELEPEDLETVKSLSACIDAHKRAT; encoded by the coding sequence TTGAACGAAACAGTACAAGAAGTAGTGGGAGTATTGGCGGCTCTGCTTGACATCAATCCCGACTCGATTTCAGAAGAAGATCAACTATACGACGGCTTGGGATTGGACTCGACGAAGATTATCGATTTGCTGCTGCAATTGGAGATCACATGCGGGATCGAGTTCGACATGGAGGAGCTGGAACCAGAAGATTTAGAGACAGTGAAAAGCCTGTCCGCATGTATCGATGCACACAAGAGAGCAACGTAA
- a CDS encoding helix-turn-helix transcriptional regulator — MNALVVVSKKQSEDLQCEFIHSLSEKAEVLVLEDFRGVKDAVSKQKYRVVILMTYGDSFPESWKMTELQVDCPTVILTNAKNINLFSIQSFIESFEENDTPDIDNPLFRKSLKYIEENLHENDLSLTKVASFIYVSRCHYSRMFNKYLGTGFKEYIMTKRIQRAKLLLKKGQPVTEVCYSVGYNDLTHFSRVFRKLVGVNPSTYRLSNRKVSYSGGKQ, encoded by the coding sequence ATGAATGCACTGGTTGTTGTATCAAAAAAGCAATCGGAAGATTTGCAGTGCGAGTTCATCCATTCCTTGTCAGAAAAAGCAGAAGTCTTGGTCTTGGAGGACTTCCGGGGGGTAAAGGATGCCGTCTCCAAACAAAAGTACAGAGTAGTTATCTTAATGACGTATGGCGACTCGTTTCCGGAATCCTGGAAGATGACGGAACTGCAGGTCGACTGTCCGACCGTTATCCTGACCAACGCCAAGAACATCAACCTGTTTTCCATCCAGTCATTCATCGAATCGTTTGAAGAGAACGACACCCCCGATATCGACAACCCCTTGTTCCGCAAATCGCTTAAATACATCGAGGAGAACCTGCATGAGAACGATTTGTCGCTGACCAAGGTAGCGTCGTTTATCTATGTCAGTCGTTGTCATTATTCTCGCATGTTCAACAAGTATCTGGGTACCGGCTTTAAGGAATACATCATGACCAAGCGAATTCAACGAGCGAAACTGCTCTTGAAAAAAGGACAGCCTGTGACAGAAGTATGCTACTCCGTAGGATACAACGATTTGACACATTTCTCCAGAGTATTCCGTAAACTCGTGGGTGTCAATCCGTCTACCTACCGTCTGTCCAATCGGAAAGTATCATACAGTGGAGGGAAACAATGA
- a CDS encoding beta-ketoacyl-[acyl-carrier-protein] synthase family protein yields the protein MSEIVVTGVGTVTSIGENTEEVWQGLLTGRSGAKQITSFSVDEHQNKYGCEMERIPPTVLPVDLDGLGRATRIVLPALEEALGDAGLSPEDLAACRTGVSIGTTMGEIEPLEEAMMQKGTAREGGPHVIVENIVRIFGINGPLWTITNACAAGNLATARAMDELISGRADIMIAGGVDAFSWAAFTGFSSLRAMTPELCRPFDINRQGLILGEGAGLMILERADHAEKRSARIRARLLGYAMNCDAHHITQPDPAAQGAARAMEEALKRAGIGKEAIGYVSAHGTGTPANDRMEAEALRTVFGEAAEALPVSSIKGHIGHTLGAASAIEAVACVKALESGVLPPTINLQQQDPACNVQVIANKPLARQVRYMLSNAYAFGGINSSLVLGRAD from the coding sequence TTGAGTGAAATCGTCGTAACCGGAGTCGGTACAGTCACGTCGATTGGCGAAAACACGGAAGAGGTTTGGCAGGGTTTGCTGACCGGCCGGTCCGGTGCCAAACAAATCACCAGTTTTTCCGTAGATGAACACCAGAACAAGTATGGATGTGAAATGGAGCGAATCCCACCAACTGTCTTGCCGGTCGATTTGGATGGATTGGGACGTGCTACCAGAATCGTGCTACCGGCCCTGGAAGAAGCATTGGGAGATGCTGGATTGTCCCCAGAGGATCTGGCTGCTTGTCGAACAGGGGTGTCGATCGGTACAACGATGGGTGAGATAGAACCCCTGGAAGAAGCGATGATGCAAAAGGGAACAGCGCGAGAAGGTGGGCCGCACGTTATTGTTGAGAACATTGTACGAATATTCGGAATTAACGGTCCCCTTTGGACGATTACCAATGCTTGTGCAGCGGGCAATCTGGCGACAGCTAGAGCGATGGACGAACTGATCAGTGGACGGGCCGATATCATGATCGCCGGCGGTGTAGACGCCTTCTCTTGGGCCGCCTTCACCGGTTTCAGCAGTTTGCGCGCGATGACCCCTGAGCTGTGCCGGCCGTTCGATATCAACAGACAAGGTTTGATCCTGGGTGAAGGGGCAGGGCTGATGATTCTGGAGCGGGCGGATCACGCAGAGAAGCGGTCAGCTCGAATCCGCGCCCGTTTGCTAGGATATGCGATGAACTGCGACGCTCACCACATCACGCAGCCAGACCCAGCGGCCCAAGGAGCTGCGCGAGCGATGGAGGAGGCCCTAAAACGGGCAGGAATTGGCAAGGAAGCAATCGGGTATGTCAGTGCTCATGGTACCGGAACCCCTGCCAACGACCGGATGGAAGCAGAGGCGCTGCGTACCGTCTTTGGCGAGGCGGCCGAGGCGTTGCCAGTAAGTTCGATCAAGGGACACATCGGTCATACGCTGGGAGCTGCCAGTGCGATCGAGGCAGTTGCCTGCGTAAAAGCACTGGAGAGTGGAGTGCTGCCGCCGACGATCAACCTGCAGCAGCAGGACCCGGCCTGCAACGTTCAAGTGATTGCCAACAAGCCGCTGGCAAGACAAGTGAGATACATGCTGTCCAACGCATACGCTTTTGGCGGGATCAACTCTTCGCTGGTACTTGGCCGGGCGGACTAA
- a CDS encoding RnfABCDGE type electron transport complex subunit D yields the protein MLNLKSTNRGPITKWSDYKLDPRYPLLLFLITFAVAGQVYLGFFQRWDAIFTSLVCTVGTELVLVRLLHKKWVFPLSAVITGIGVSLLLSSYLLWPYALASVLSIVLKFLIRYKGSHIFNPNNVSLVLVLFFLPDFAVSTPKQWTNGYEVMIFILCLGMIVSYLANRHDTVIAFLSGFTLFALGRHYFFDTPLWFALGPLLGASLQLFTFFMITDPKTTPNSRPARVVFAILIALFDAILRLFDVNNQQFYAVFLLAVFVGIPYRWWMSRKFAQMAEQQTG from the coding sequence ATGCTCAATCTTAAGTCGACCAATCGCGGTCCAATCACCAAATGGTCGGATTACAAGCTGGACCCGCGATATCCGCTTCTGCTGTTCCTGATTACTTTTGCTGTGGCCGGTCAGGTCTATCTGGGCTTCTTCCAGCGATGGGATGCAATCTTTACCTCTCTCGTCTGCACAGTGGGGACGGAACTGGTGCTGGTGCGTCTGCTTCACAAAAAGTGGGTCTTTCCACTCAGTGCCGTGATTACAGGGATTGGCGTCAGCCTTCTGCTCAGCTCCTACCTGCTGTGGCCCTATGCCTTGGCGTCCGTGCTATCTATCGTCTTGAAGTTTCTGATTCGTTACAAAGGGTCGCACATCTTCAATCCCAACAACGTGTCGCTCGTGCTGGTCCTCTTCTTTCTGCCCGACTTCGCTGTCAGTACACCGAAACAGTGGACCAATGGGTACGAAGTGATGATCTTTATTCTCTGTCTGGGGATGATCGTCAGCTATCTGGCAAATCGCCATGATACGGTGATTGCCTTTCTGTCTGGATTTACCTTGTTCGCTCTGGGGCGACACTACTTTTTCGACACACCGCTGTGGTTTGCCCTGGGACCGCTGTTAGGGGCATCTTTGCAGCTGTTTACCTTCTTTATGATCACCGATCCCAAGACGACACCCAACAGCCGTCCCGCACGCGTCGTGTTTGCCATTCTGATCGCGCTGTTTGACGCCATCCTGCGTCTGTTTGATGTCAACAACCAGCAGTTTTACGCGGTCTTTTTGCTGGCTGTTTTTGTAGGCATCCCGTATCGCTGGTGGATGTCGCGGAAGTTCGCGCAGATGGCAGAACAACAGACGGGATGA
- a CDS encoding RnfABCDGE type electron transport complex subunit D, which translates to MFNLKSAAKRPITVWSDYKVDPRYFLLLFLASFAIAGQIYLGFFQRWDAIIVSLLCTVSTELLLGRIFHKKWQFPLSAIITGIGVSLLVSSYLLWPYALTAVLSILFKYLIRYKGGHVFNPNNVALVLILYFLPEYAVSTPKQWTNAYEVMLFILCLGLFVSYLANRHYAALTFLSGFTLLALIRHYVFGAPLLAALGPLLGASLQLFTFFMITDPKTTPSSRGGQVIYALIIALFDAAFRINQFANPQFYAVFLVSILVVIPYRWWVARKSEQATGQNAR; encoded by the coding sequence ATGTTCAATCTGAAGTCCGCTGCCAAGCGGCCGATTACGGTATGGAGCGATTACAAGGTTGATCCGCGGTATTTCTTGCTGCTTTTTCTGGCCAGTTTTGCGATTGCCGGCCAAATCTATCTGGGCTTCTTCCAGCGGTGGGATGCGATCATCGTTTCCTTGCTCTGCACGGTCTCAACGGAACTTCTGCTGGGACGGATCTTCCATAAAAAGTGGCAGTTCCCGTTAAGTGCGATTATCACAGGGATCGGAGTTAGTCTGCTGGTCAGTTCCTATCTGCTCTGGCCTTATGCGCTGACAGCGGTTCTGTCCATCCTGTTCAAATACCTGATTCGCTATAAGGGTGGACACGTCTTTAATCCCAACAATGTGGCGCTGGTGCTGATTCTTTATTTTCTGCCGGAATACGCGGTCAGTACGCCCAAACAGTGGACTAACGCGTACGAGGTGATGCTGTTCATCCTCTGTCTGGGTTTGTTTGTCAGTTATCTCGCAAACCGGCATTACGCTGCGCTGACCTTTTTATCCGGTTTTACCCTGTTGGCGCTGATCCGGCACTACGTGTTTGGTGCGCCGCTGCTGGCAGCCTTGGGGCCACTGCTGGGTGCTTCGCTGCAGCTGTTTACCTTCTTCATGATTACCGATCCCAAAACAACGCCCAGCAGCAGGGGAGGACAAGTCATCTATGCGCTGATCATCGCGCTGTTCGATGCGGCCTTTCGGATCAACCAATTCGCCAATCCGCAGTTCTACGCCGTTTTCCTGGTGTCGATCCTCGTGGTGATTCCGTATCGATGGTGGGTGGCGCGCAAAAGTGAGCAGGCGACTGGACAGAACGCGAGATGA
- a CDS encoding beta-ketoacyl synthase N-terminal-like domain-containing protein: MQDLYVTGVEVLTAHGLGTSQLPDIENLSSLAGTTVPDLSPAAYGYKGLKRLSRASRLSCLAIGQALQEVGLDLSRGRKSADSRTGFLVGSNHSNLDAIAELYHESQTYGPRKVNPGIFPETVLNVIGGHAAIYFGLSGVNVTISNGRDTGIKSLAYACSLLREEQLARVVVAIVNLLPPDVFETAVRASLPSFESVVVLVLESGEESSRRRRLAKLDVQRAAETGSSVGGQLVSAEHAVLASAIALRELTSGSQSTIRLLSSCCTEGDYLITLEAARENLHTNWPVPDVGTLRNGVELDEKR, from the coding sequence ATGCAAGATCTGTACGTGACCGGTGTGGAGGTACTGACCGCTCATGGCTTGGGCACGAGCCAGCTGCCAGACATTGAGAACCTGTCCAGTCTGGCTGGGACGACGGTCCCCGACTTGTCTCCAGCTGCATATGGCTACAAGGGGTTAAAACGATTGTCCCGGGCTTCTCGTCTGAGTTGCCTGGCGATTGGACAGGCATTGCAGGAGGTTGGGTTAGACCTGTCGCGGGGCAGAAAAAGCGCTGATTCGCGAACCGGTTTCCTAGTCGGGTCCAATCACTCCAATCTGGACGCAATCGCTGAGCTGTACCATGAATCGCAAACCTATGGTCCTCGGAAGGTGAATCCAGGGATCTTTCCTGAGACTGTCTTGAATGTGATCGGTGGCCATGCCGCCATCTACTTCGGGTTGTCCGGGGTAAACGTAACGATTTCCAATGGTCGTGATACGGGGATCAAAAGCCTCGCTTACGCGTGTTCCCTGCTGAGAGAAGAGCAGCTGGCACGCGTAGTGGTGGCGATTGTCAACTTGCTGCCTCCCGATGTGTTTGAGACAGCCGTACGGGCGTCGCTGCCGTCCTTTGAATCGGTTGTCGTGCTTGTGCTGGAAAGCGGGGAAGAGTCAAGCCGCCGCAGACGTCTAGCAAAACTGGATGTCCAGCGTGCAGCAGAGACGGGCAGCTCTGTCGGGGGACAACTGGTTTCGGCCGAACACGCAGTACTGGCGTCGGCGATCGCGCTGCGGGAACTGACGTCGGGCAGCCAATCAACCATCCGGCTGCTTTCCTCTTGCTGTACCGAGGGGGATTACTTGATCACCCTTGAAGCCGCAAGGGAGAATCTTCACACGAACTGGCCTGTGCCGGATGTCGGCACTTTGAGAAATGGAGTTGAGTTGGATGAGAAGCGCTGA